TTTTCTCAATACGTCTTGCATCGAACATCCAACGAGACATTTCTCCAGTTCACGCGGCGCTACGACATCACCACACTGCAATCGTTCTGCAATCGGGAGATCGCTTAGATATGTCAGCCATCCCATTCATTCCTGATAACGCCCCTTTTTCACCGGAACAACGGAATTGGCTCAACGGCTTTCTTGCAGGCATCTTCGCCAATGCGCCTGTTCGCCCCGCGGCAGATCCACCCCGCTCACTGAAGATTGCGGTTCTCTATGCGTCGCAGTCGGGAACGGCGGAGGGGCTTGCCCGCAAGATAGCGAAAGAACTGAAAGCCAATGGGCACGTAGCATCGCTCACCTCACTTGAGGGCTATACTCCCGCCACGTTGCTTACGGAAAGGTATGCAATCTTCATTGCGAGCACCTACGGTGACGGCGAAGCTCCAGACGCAGTGCGCCCGTTTTATGAGCAACTATGTCTCCAGCACTTCCCCTGTTGCGAGAACCTCTCCTTTGCGGTGTTGGCCCTGGGCGATTCCAACTATGAGCACTTCTGCAAGTTTGGTATCGATCTCGACAATAAACTGGCAGCCCTGGCCGGAACGCGCATCTGTGAGCGCGTCGACTGCGATGTCGATCTCGACGAGAGCTTTGCACGCTGGAAGTCGGCGCTCTTCGAAAGCCTGGACGATGTTGTCTCCGTTGGCCCCGCACGCTCCGCTCCATCGACTTCAATAGCCAGCGCGTCCCAGGCGCGATCCGGGCTTGAGGAGGCCTCGGTACACACTCGCGAAAACCCCTACATTGCGCCGCTCATCGAAAAGCGGCCGCTCACCAGCGATGTCTCGAGCAAGCTGACTCTTCACATTGCTTTCGACATTGGCGGTTCAAATGTCCGGTATGAGGCAGGAGACGCCTGCGGAGTGATCGCGCAAAATGATCGACGCCTCGTTGATGAGCTGCTCCACACGCTTAATTTCAGCAATACAGTCTCCGTGCCGCTTCCGAAAGGTGGCTCGACGACGTTGTTCGATGCGCTTCTCAATCATCTTCAAATCACTCGATTGACTCGCAAGATGATCGAGTCTTATGCGACCATCGGCGACTGCCAACATCTGTTCGGGCTCCTCGTTCCCGAACAGCAGGCGCATCTCGAAAAGTACACCTACGACCGGGGCCTGATCGACCTTCTGCATGATTACCCAGGTGTGCTTCGCGATCCAGCAGATCTCGTCGCGATGTTACCTCGTCTTGCTCCGCGTCTGTATTCCATCTCATCCAGTCCATCTGCGCATGCTGGTGAGATACATACAACGGTGTCGGTTGTACGCTATCGTTCTCACAACCGTGAGCGTGGTGGCGTCTGCTCAACACTCCTTGCTGACAGAACCGGAACCGGCGAGACGCTTCCGGTATACATCCACCCTAATAGGCGCTTCCGTCTTCCGTCTGACTCAAATGCTTCGATCATCATGATCGGCCCGGGGACCGGAGTCGCCCCATTTCGCTCCTTTCTTCATGAGCGCCGAGCGTTGGGTCACGTAGGTAAAAACTGGCTGTTCTTCGGCGAGCGCTCTGTCGCTACTGATTTTCTTTATTGCGACGAACTGGAATCGATGCGCAGCGATGGCCACCTGACGCATCTGGATCTGGCTTTTTCACGCGACCAGGAACGCAAGATCTATGTGCAGGACCGCATGCGTGAGCAAGAGAAGGAACTGTTCCGTTGGCTACAGGATGGAGCAAGTGTTTATGTCTGCGGAGACGCATCGCGTATGGCGAAGGATGTCGATGCCGCTCTTCACGAGGTCATTCAATCCCAAGGCGGTATGAGTCTGGATGCGGCCAACGAATATGTCCAGCAGATGAAAGACGAGCACCGTTATAACCGCGACGTCTACTAAAAGCGCAAGCCTCATCAGTGAGGAGACTATGTCACTTCCACTCCACGAACTCGCAAGCTCCGATGCCATGAGCCCGATCGTGCGTCTGACGGAGAATGGGGTTGAGTTCTTTCCGTCGGGGAAAAGCGGTTCTGAGAATAGAACATCTCTCATCCCCGATCGCGCGCTATTGCCGGGTGAACAGTACCGTTTTCATTTCGACATGACGAAATGTATTGGTTGCCGGTCGTGCGAGATTGCGTGCAACGAACAGAACGGCAATCCCGCAAGCTTACGCTGGCGGCGCATCGGTGAGATAGAAGGCGGTACATGGCCAGATACCAACCGCCACTATCTTTCCATGGGGTGCAATCACTGCCTCTCGGCGGACTGCGTGCGCGGCTGCCCTGTCGATGCTTATAAGAAAGACCCGATCACCGGAATCGTGCTCCACTCTGCTGAAGCCTGCATCGGCTGCCAGTATTGCGTGTGGAACTGCCCGTACTCAGTGCCTCAGTTCAATCCCGAACGCGGCATTGTTGGCAAATGCGATATGTGCCACGGCCGGTTGACCTCTGGTCTTGAGCCGGCATGCGTCAATTCGTGTCCCGAAAATGCAATTGAAATTGAGATTGTGGATCAGCTCGAATGGCGCAGCGACTACGCCGCGGCAAACGCGCCCGGCATGCCCGATGCTGGACATACGATCTCCACCACGCGCATTACTTTGCCGCCCGATACGGCTGCAACCCTTGAGAGAGTCGATATCGAGACGTTGCGCGCCGAGCATCCACATTGGTCCCTTGTCTGGATGACGTCTCTAATTCAGCTATCCGCTGGAACTCTTGCCGCAGCTCTGCTCTCGCGCCAGACCGATCCGGCTGCGTTGACGGGTATTCTTGCGCTCACTGCATTCACGTTAAACGTCTCCGTCCTTCATCTGGGACGTCCGGCATACGCCTGGCGCGCTCTCAAAATGTGGAGACGCTCCTGGCTCTCGCGAGAAGTACTCCTCTTCGGACTGTTCTTTGCTGCGCTCGCGTCTCTCACAGCCGTTGCATGGCTTACGGCGATACATGTTTCTTATCCGCTGCAGGTCGTACTACGGCTACTGCAAAACATCACGCCAATTCTGGGTGCAGCAGGCATACTGGCGAGCGCACGTATCTATCTTGTTCCTGCTCGGCCAGCCTGGAATATGCAGCACACGCCGATCGATTTTCTACTGAGTTCCGCTGTTCTTGGTTGTGCTGCGGCGCCTGTGCTCAATCAAATTACTCTTGCTATTCATCGACTCCCGCTTTTCAATTCAACTTCTTCGATCAGCGAGTTCCGTGAAGCCTCCATTTGGCCGCTGATCCTTACCTCTGGGCTATGGATGGCGAATCAAATTGTTCGCGCGATCGGTCTCTATAAGTCTGGAATTTATGAGCGGCGAGCGTCAGCGGCGTTGCTCAACACCCACAGCTTGCGTGGGACATTCCTGGTCGGCTTTGCGTTTATTGGCCTTGCAGTTTTGATGATGCTGGTTGGTCAGCCCATATTTGCTTTGTCGGCGGCGTTCGCAGGCGTTGTCACGTCGCGCTATCTCTTTTTCGTCTCCGTCGTTCCACTCAACATGGCCCTAACCTTCGTCAGGCAGGTACATGTATGAGCGGAACTTCGATACTCAAAAGGGCTAAGCGGCTTATAGGGATTGACACTCAGGCGGAGAAATATGCTTACGCTCAGGATCCCGTCTATGGCTACATCTCTGAGTCGCGGGTAGCGGAACGGTGGGTGAAGACCACCTGCGGTTATTGTTCGGTGGGCTGCGGAATGCTTGTTGGTGTTCGGGACAACAAGGCAGTTGCCGTGCGAGGCAACCATGATCATCCGGTGAATGCAGGTAAACTCTGCCCGAAAGGCCTTTCGGAGCACCACATCCTCGATGCACCTGGTCGTGCGCGCCAGCCTCTGCTGCGTAAAGACGGAGTGTTGACGCCGGTGTCGTGGGACGAAGCGCTCGACACCATGGTTACTCGCATACGACAGATTCAGGAGCGTTATGACAACGAATCCCTTGGCGTCGTCGGCACCGGCCAGCTATTGACTGAAGAGTGCTACACGCTGGGTAAGCTGGTTCAACTCGGTTTTCGGACGCGGAACAACGATGGCAACACCACTCTCTGCATGGCTTCAGCTGTCTCCGGATATAAGTTGTCCTTTGGCTCTGACGGTCCACCGGGGTCTTACGCAGATATGCAGTTGGCCGATGTC
This region of Acidobacteriota bacterium genomic DNA includes:
- a CDS encoding sulfite reductase flavoprotein subunit alpha; this translates as MSAIPFIPDNAPFSPEQRNWLNGFLAGIFANAPVRPAADPPRSLKIAVLYASQSGTAEGLARKIAKELKANGHVASLTSLEGYTPATLLTERYAIFIASTYGDGEAPDAVRPFYEQLCLQHFPCCENLSFAVLALGDSNYEHFCKFGIDLDNKLAALAGTRICERVDCDVDLDESFARWKSALFESLDDVVSVGPARSAPSTSIASASQARSGLEEASVHTRENPYIAPLIEKRPLTSDVSSKLTLHIAFDIGGSNVRYEAGDACGVIAQNDRRLVDELLHTLNFSNTVSVPLPKGGSTTLFDALLNHLQITRLTRKMIESYATIGDCQHLFGLLVPEQQAHLEKYTYDRGLIDLLHDYPGVLRDPADLVAMLPRLAPRLYSISSSPSAHAGEIHTTVSVVRYRSHNRERGGVCSTLLADRTGTGETLPVYIHPNRRFRLPSDSNASIIMIGPGTGVAPFRSFLHERRALGHVGKNWLFFGERSVATDFLYCDELESMRSDGHLTHLDLAFSRDQERKIYVQDRMREQEKELFRWLQDGASVYVCGDASRMAKDVDAALHEVIQSQGGMSLDAANEYVQQMKDEHRYNRDVY
- a CDS encoding dimethyl sulfoxide reductase anchor subunit; amino-acid sequence: MSLPLHELASSDAMSPIVRLTENGVEFFPSGKSGSENRTSLIPDRALLPGEQYRFHFDMTKCIGCRSCEIACNEQNGNPASLRWRRIGEIEGGTWPDTNRHYLSMGCNHCLSADCVRGCPVDAYKKDPITGIVLHSAEACIGCQYCVWNCPYSVPQFNPERGIVGKCDMCHGRLTSGLEPACVNSCPENAIEIEIVDQLEWRSDYAAANAPGMPDAGHTISTTRITLPPDTAATLERVDIETLRAEHPHWSLVWMTSLIQLSAGTLAAALLSRQTDPAALTGILALTAFTLNVSVLHLGRPAYAWRALKMWRRSWLSREVLLFGLFFAALASLTAVAWLTAIHVSYPLQVVLRLLQNITPILGAAGILASARIYLVPARPAWNMQHTPIDFLLSSAVLGCAAAPVLNQITLAIHRLPLFNSTSSISEFREASIWPLILTSGLWMANQIVRAIGLYKSGIYERRASAALLNTHSLRGTFLVGFAFIGLAVLMMLVGQPIFALSAAFAGVVTSRYLFFVSVVPLNMALTFVRQVHV